The genome window TGGGTCGGACCAACCCATTTTGATAGCTTTACATTATCTATTCGAGACATCATAGTAAAAGATTAATCATAGTATCGGTCTAATCCATAGGAATGTAGACCCTTTATCCATCCTACGTGTTAGCTTTCCAAAACATATATAAGgtgaaaaaaatacatgttagatttatgattaaaaatattatgtgtaTTTTAATGTAAATCCAATGCAAAAGTAAGGATCTTAATTTGTTACCAAAACTACTTTTTCCTTTAACATAATTTTACATTCGATTCTCAaacattaaagaagaaaaatgaacttCCAAACATATATTAacacaatgtatttttttttacatgtatctTAACATAATTTGTATCCTCTTTTAATTAATAggttgtatttaaattttagtaaattttttaatttaaaatatttgtattgattagcatattatattttaatttattttaacatcgataataaataatacataaaagAGTAATGACATGACATTGATCCACAAGAAGTACAACAAACTCTTAGAAAACTTCATCCATGTGTCAACATAGATGCatgaaaaaaggagagagagggGATAAAGTTTCTTTTGCTTTTGACATAGTGGACTCCAACGGGAGATCGCACGACGGACTATTAACAACTTGGTAGAGCATgcccaattttaaaaatacaaactttttgttttgttaacgAAGATAAATTTTGATTTCCACTCTTTATAGTCATCATGCATAATTAATAAAATCGACACACATATATTCAATTGCTAGTAATAGGTGTTGGCGATCTCATGAAGGTAAGAGAAAAGCTCTTGCGGTTTAGAGAACATGGGCATGTGATCAGCACCAACAATCTCTTTGACTTCATTATGAGGGTTTCGTTCAATCATTGACAGTTGAAAATCTTGCTTTAACTCGTTGTCTTGCTCACACACTATATAGACTTTGGCCACAGTTCCATATTTGTCTTTTGTGAGTCTTGTATTCTCACGCATCAGTTCTTCATCACCATAAATGCGAGTAGGTCTCAACAGTGACATTGCTAGGGTCAAGTCCTGGTTCATTTACACATGCCATCAAATGTAACAGAAatactataaaattttaaaaacataataataacgaTGTGCAATAATAGTCGAGATAGTTACTGGAAATGATAACAAACAACCTGATTTCGTTTTAGGctcaaaataaatatcttttatttgacATACCTCGGGTGGACATAGTTGGTATAAGTTGGATGCTAAGAATTGAGGCCCAAATATCCTTGATCCATTTCGATGATTGCTGGTGTTCTCGTCAAACATAATCTTTGAGTGCAAATCAGATTCCAGTATACGACTACACTGGaactttagaaattaaattcagTTAAGAGAGAAAACACCTTGTTTATACAAATTCATGTAGTATATATACTGATGTACACTGAATTAAAACAAGCATTCTAGAACCAACGAACGCATAGGTAGTTCTTCTCGTATAATCGGTAAGTTTGAGTTTTGGAAATTAAGTTCCGTTAAAAATTCAACAAAGATAACTTTGTCACCCTTAATTCAGTTAATTGTCTTGTCTAACTCAAGCTCAAATAGGGTGAGTTAATccataaaattaacaaacattTTAGAATAGTGATAACTTGACATTTTTGGTGTAAGAGCACATCAAGCTATATATGCCTTCTCGCTTGGGTGAAAATATTCTCTTGTGCATTGAACAAGTAAGAAATGATTGTGCAACCATGGTAAAAGCAGAGTATATAGCAGCAGCTGAAACTACATATCAAGCTATATATGGCTTTTGGGTGAATAAGAAGATGGAAGCATACTGTAATTTACCGCAACAATTAACAAAAGCtatgacaaataaaaattaatactaCATCACAACATAACAAAACACATGATTATTGAATATCACTTTATAAAAGAAACAGGAATAACTAAACAAATTCAACAAGACAAAAGACCAAGTTGAAAAACACATTTAGCGAAAACATTGTAAAGGGTCAAATTTGAGCATTTGCGAGCAATAACTGAAATTTCCAAAATTTGTATGAAAAAGGAGTGACAAGAAGTGCTGCAAATTATTAGAAGTTtaagtgcaacaaatatatccTCACTTCATGCCAAGGGCTTCAAGTTGGGTTTGAATGACATTTGTCTCCAAATTTCTTTGCTTAATATGTACTTGAATTGCGTGGATTTGAATTCTGCTGAATTGGTTTTCTGGGATATGGTTGATAGAGATGATGTTGCTTGGAATTCTCTCATTACTGGATATCTGAGGAATAGTAAGATCAAGGAGGGTGTTTGGCTATTTATTAAAATGATGAGTGTTGGTTTTTCCCCAACCCTGTTCACCTATTTTATGGTTTTGAATGCCTGTAGTCGTCTGAAGGATTATCGTTCTGGGAGATTGATTCATGCCCATGTGATTGGTAGGAATGTGCCACTTGATTTACTTCTGCAAATTACTCTGGTTGGCATGTACTGCAACGTTGGCAATATGCGAACAGCATATAAGATTTTTAGTAGAATGGAAAACCCGGATTTAGTTTCTTGGAATTCAATTATTTCTGGGTATTCTGAGAACGAGGATGGAGAGAAAGCCATGAATTTGTTTGTCCAGTTAAGGGAGATGTTTTTTCCTAAACCGGATGACTATACTTTTGCTGGCATTATATCTGCAACTCGTGCATTCCCGTCTTCCAGTTACGGAAAACCTCTTCATGCTGAAGTCATTAAAACAGGATTTGAGAGAAGTGTGTTTGTAGGAAGCACTCTAGTGTCTATGTATTTCAAAAATCATGAAAGTGAAGCTGCTTGGAGAGTATTTTGTTCGATATCAGTGAAGGACGTTGTTCTCTGGACTGAACTGATCACAGGTTATTCTAAAATGACTGATGGAATTAGTGATTAGATGCTTTTTTGAAATGGTTCATGAAGCCCATGAGGTTGATGACTATGTTCTCAGTGGTTGTGCTGACCTTGTAGTTTTAAGACAAGGTGAAATAATTCATTGCTATGCTGTTAAATTGGGTTATGATGCTGAAATGTCTCTTTCTGGCAATCTAATTGATATGTATGCAAAAAATGGTAGCCTTGAAGCTGCGTATTTGGTGTTTTCTCAGGTTTCAGAATCTGATTTGAAGTGTTGGAACTCAATGCTTGGAGGATATAGTCACCATGGAATGGTAGAGGAGGCATTGAAACTTTTTGAGTAGATTCTCAAACAAGGTCTTATTCCAGATCAAGTGACATTCTTGTCTCTTTTGTCAGCTTGCAGCCGCAGTAGGTTGGTTGAGCAAGGAAAGTTCCTCTGGAATTATATGAACAGCATTGGTTTGATTCCTGGGCCTAAGCACTACACTTGCATGATAACTTTGTTCAGTCGGGCAGCATTACTGGAAGAGGCGGAAGAAATCATCAACAAATCACCTTATATTGAAGATAATCTAGAACTGTGGAGAACTTTGTTAAGTTCCtgtgttataaataaaaattttaaagtggGAATTCATGCAGCAGAGGAAGTTTTGAGATTGAAAGCAGAAGATGGTCCAACGCTTGTTTTGCTTTCTAATCTTTATGCTGTTGCAAGGAGATGGGATGAAGTtgcagaaataagaagaaatgtGAGGGGATTGATGCTGGAGAAAGATCCAGGGTTAAGTTGGATAGAGGCCAAGAATGACATTCATGTGTTATCTTCCGGAGATCAATCACATCCCAAGGCTGATGAGGTGCAGGCTGAACTGCATAGGCTAAAAAGAAATATGATTAGAACAGAAAATGATGACAGAGAGACACAAAATGCATGCTACATAAGTTGCAGAGACGAAGCTTATGCTCTAGAGGTCGAATTTAATTCAAAGACAAATGAAGTACATACTGGACTGAAGTTTTAGAGGAAATAGGTAAAGATTAAACTACTGTCGATAGGGATAATGGGTTGTAATATTTCCATCTTCTCTTTGTATTcagaatgttatatatattcttctctaagtcaaaatatttgttaaatacactgcaataatattttttttttttaattctccgGTTCATGAAGGAAAAAATATCTGAACTAATCTGGAGTTCGGccagaaaataatttaagataagtcaaaaattatttttatcaatgatCGAACTCGAGTATTACTCAAACAATTTACCCTTAACTTCATCAGATTAATTATATGTATCCAATCGCTTAATTATTAAGCAtacaataatatatttgtaaattaaattaacattcTTAAATAAATCTCGTCTCAATAATGTGGAGGATTTTACTTAGCCATCACCTTAAATCGAAGAGTTAGCATCTATGCCTATGGGAATATCCAGTCAAATATTAAGAAGCTCTTTGCTTCTATTTTTactactttgaaaaaaaaattacacaggGCTGAATGtggcatatttaattttttttctaagaaaaagGGGactgaatatttattaaaatgctattaatttgattatgatccCTCAAGTATTTACCCTTTCTGACTCTCTCCCAAGCAATCtctaaagtaataaaattatataattaaattctgaATATCCatcaagttaatttttaaattaatatattttactaatattcattgattaatttaaagggtttttttttacaatattcgAAGAACTATGTagtatgatttctaataattaaaaagttactaACATTTTAAAGGGTTTTTACTTAGGGACTATTTAAGAAAGAGGATAACACATTAGGAATGTAACTaaggttttattaaaaaaaaattatataaaaaaactctgCATTGTTACTATTTTATCATCTTATTTGAAGAAATCCCTGTTGTTTTTCCTCATCTTCCAAGGCACCACAAAAAAAGTTGTTATATAAGAAATGACTAGTGTAGTGTATTTACTTTGCTGTACAACAAAGATGAAATAAAAGGTGATATCTCGACAGGTAATCTCATTTTCATTcgatctatttaatttttatttttattgtcaataaaatgaaaatggaataTTTGCTCTAACGACCAAAGGAATAGAACTTCATGACATTAGtaaaaatgaacaatttttgAAATACTTAAGGTACCAATCAAGCTTTATCTGTGATGTTTAGGGGTTACAATGAGGTGTTTTTGGCTAGTCCCATTTCTATTTCCGGGATGAAACGGGTTTAGAAGAGTAAAGAGAAACGTCTTAATTAACTCTAACTGCGATTAgtgtttttgtttgaaaatttataCCTAATTTACTTATTTTGGATTATAATATACATACTTCTCgtactttttatatttgaacCTACACAAAACCTCTAACATAATAAGGAAATATATAACAATGTTGTCAACGAAAAGTGTAATTTTAATAAGCAGTAGAATTTAAAAAAGTACTAATTATTCCTCAGTCTAACTCTAAACTTTAAAAGCAACCAAATTCCAAACTTCCTTTCCCCGTCTAGACCCCAGCCCAGTTTGTCACATCTCTCAGCAAATTTTTTATACTCTTTACTCCTAAAGAAGAAAGTTTAACACGTTCGGGAAGGCCCCAACTTTCAGTACAACAAAACCAGTTATCTAAACCCTGCCGACCACTCCCCAAGTAATCTGTGAAAATACATTGCTCAATGGAGCAGATAGGAGATTTCAGTAGCAATCTTGAACTTTAAATAGTGAAAAAGTCTTTGGTATTTTAAAGATCAATTAAAAGCCACTACAAGTTTGAAATATCTCTCAGTAAAATGTATCCAAACATCTTCCGTGCAGTATCTTTTATTACAACAGTGACTGATGTATCAAACTCAAACTGGAACTAGGAAAAAAGCAAGCTACAACGTATCATAAGCTACACAGGCTTTAGCATTCAAAATCACCTAACCTATATTAATCTACAATGTTAAAGAAAATGGGTCAACAGTAACCAACGGACAATGCCTAATGGAAGAACTCAACGGATTGAAACGAGGCAGAATCAAAATGTCGATATATACCAGTGCCCTCAATGCGGCATCTACATTCCGAGACCCATTTAAGACCATCTAATAAGGAAAAACCATATTTCAAGCAGAACATTGCATATTTGTTCGGCAGCAGAAAATGTTCCAATCAACTTTATGCTTTCAGATCACATTTATTAGCGTCGAGCGGTTCTAGATTTCACCCGTTGATTTTTCTGCAAGAACATCATAGAAAAGAAGCCTCAGAAGATGCAATAATAGAAGCCATAAAAGAAAGCACAAAATTAGCAGACCATGATGctttaacaaaatcttatcatttgctatttaaaaaaaatgatgcttAATTCTATCAAAGCTGACAAGACACAATATACTAGgattgttttaaataattaaaaattgacaGAAATAATCTACAAACGAACCAGTAAGGATAAGATTTATTTACCGTTCCAGGTCCAAAGCTAGCCCCAGATCCTGTTGCAGCGCCTGAGCAAGAAAAAAGAGCAAAGGGTTAATTTCATGTTAAGATAGAATTAAGAAAGATGAATAAAACCCCCAAACCCCTTCCCctattctttatttcttttttcttttctccaaaaaaataaaatccacgAAGAGAATTCTAAAGGTCTAAAGGACAAAGACCAACGGATCCTGtttctatcttttttctctcaaacaATCAAGTTCAACAATACTATATTCAATAATTTCAAccagattttaaaaaatggaaCAGATCAGCCGGTGAAACTAGAATAGGGACTCGGTCCTCCAGCCATTCCACAAATGAACCCAAAAAACCATATTTTCCAAAACCAATACTTGAATCAGAAGAGCAGTATAGAATCAGCAGCTCACCTGAACCGATTAATGTTCACATGGTTCAACCAATTCTcttgataattaaaaattatgatgattaaaactaacttaaacTTTTTCACTAGACTGATTATTTGGTTCCATATTTAGTATTTAGTATTTACAACCGAAACTCAGTACTCCTACTAACAAATCCAATGTAGGACAAATAGAAACCTGCAGTGCAATAAGTTTGGCTTCAATTAATAATGAGAAGCTTCACCTCTTTTTTACTTATTTGATGGGAGTAATATtggataagaattaaaaaagctTTACTTCTCTACTTTTACAAATTTGATGCGAGACTAgtctaagttaaaaaaaaaaatatttcagctCTAGTATAATATACTTATCATATGTGATAAGTTATcttaattatattagaaaatacatttcaacaatttttccatgattttctttataatatttcacatacgtatattttatttttcatacataTTGTTTGGGGGAGGGAGGAGGTTGTCAataatgtatatgtatattgagCATCACCTTGACTCTGATTCAACCTCAGTTaaactttaaaatcttaaaccTCTCCGTTCacctttctttctttaattctcccaataaaccctaattttgatcttttaagcCCTATGTGTTCAGTTGTCCAACATCAGCCCTCAAAAATGAAATTGGCATTTCCAAAACAATTTTCTATCTAAAACAACTACGTAGTCTGTTAATACTTGAAAGTaagatgactatgaagaactaTAAAACAAGACAGTACCTGAAACAAATGGACTTGAAAAGAGTGAATTTGTAGCTGGAGTTGTACTAAACAATGGAGTAGTATTACCAAACAGAGAGGGAGTTGATGCAGAACCAGGTACAGATGTAGAACCAAAAAGTGAGGTTTGAGGTCCAGGAGCAGGAGTTGGTGTTGTAAACAAAGATGACAACATAGAAGACGATGGAGCAGAAGATGGTGTGCTAAAAAGAGAGAATCCACTTCCTGATGACAAAGATGAAGTTGCTGCAGATGTCTGTGGGGCAGTCAATGCTGCTTGAGTCCCTGAACTGGAAAACAACCCAGCAACTTGAGTTGAGGGTTGTGAATTTGCAGGTAAATGCAATGTTGGATGAACTCTTTTTGAGGCGGCTTCTTGTCTTGCAGTTTCTCGTCGATCTGCCTCCAAAAATGGATCATTCACCTCCCCCCGTCGACGC of Glycine soja cultivar W05 chromosome 1, ASM419377v2, whole genome shotgun sequence contains these proteins:
- the LOC114395250 gene encoding methylesterase 3-like, with product MRSLCSRILESDLHSKIMFDENTSNHRNGSRIFGPQFLASNLYQLCPPEDLTLAMSLLRPTRIYGDEELMRENTRLTKDKYGTVAKVYIVCEQDNELKQDFQLSMIERNPHNEVKEIVGADHMPMFSKPQELFSYLHEIANTYY